One Flavobacteriales bacterium genomic region harbors:
- a CDS encoding VWA domain-containing protein, giving the protein MKTEIKMVGLLLLTLLFACTQKENRVNVIETTERAIKDSVSVDEKKERKKIKIAILLDTSNSMDGLIEQAKNQLWKIVNQLAKATDNKGEDPDIEFALYQYGNDNLSILDGYVEQISPFTSELDEISEKLFALTTTGGSEYCGRVIKTSLQELTWTDNKEDLQLIFIAGNEGFDQGGVNYEKASALANNQHVTVNTIFCGDYNRGIDTFWKHGADLGQGKYMNIDHDAQIVHISSPYDQGISNLNVKLNKTYLPYGSQGRSKKEKQIREDANASSYGEVNAVKRIMSKSSKVYKNATWDLVDASSRSGFDLSEIENESLPDTMRTMSLEEKGAYLFEYIEQRKKVKGEILNLKKKREQFVAKVKLEKAKDGKVQLDDAIISSIVEQAEAKSFQFENNLN; this is encoded by the coding sequence ATGAAAACGGAAATTAAAATGGTTGGGTTGTTACTACTAACCTTGTTATTTGCTTGTACACAGAAAGAGAATAGGGTAAATGTTATAGAGACAACGGAACGTGCGATAAAGGATTCGGTTTCTGTGGATGAAAAAAAAGAAAGAAAGAAAATAAAAATCGCGATTCTTCTCGATACCTCCAATAGCATGGATGGGCTGATAGAACAGGCAAAGAATCAATTGTGGAAAATTGTAAACCAACTGGCCAAAGCAACAGACAATAAAGGTGAGGACCCAGATATAGAGTTTGCTCTTTATCAATATGGTAACGATAATCTTTCAATACTAGACGGGTATGTAGAACAGATAAGTCCGTTTACCTCGGAGCTCGACGAGATTTCTGAAAAATTATTTGCCCTCACAACCACGGGTGGATCTGAATATTGCGGAAGGGTTATTAAGACTTCGCTTCAGGAGTTGACTTGGACGGATAATAAAGAAGATTTACAGTTAATATTCATTGCCGGAAACGAAGGTTTTGATCAGGGAGGAGTTAATTACGAGAAGGCAAGTGCTCTTGCAAATAATCAACATGTTACGGTGAATACAATTTTCTGCGGCGACTATAACAGAGGGATAGATACTTTTTGGAAACATGGGGCTGATTTGGGCCAAGGAAAGTATATGAATATTGATCATGATGCACAAATAGTACACATCAGCTCACCTTACGATCAAGGTATTTCCAATTTAAATGTAAAGCTTAATAAGACCTATCTCCCTTATGGCAGCCAGGGAAGGAGTAAGAAAGAGAAACAGATAAGAGAGGATGCAAATGCCAGTAGTTATGGCGAAGTAAATGCTGTAAAACGGATAATGTCGAAGAGCAGCAAAGTCTATAAAAATGCTACGTGGGACCTTGTTGATGCATCTAGTCGTAGTGGTTTTGATTTATCTGAAATTGAAAATGAAAGCCTTCCTGATACTATGAGAACCATGAGTTTGGAGGAAAAAGGGGCCTATCTATTTGAATATATAGAACAACGGAAAAAGGTGAAAGGAGAAATATTGAACCTAAAGAAGAAGCGAGAACAGTTTGTAGCCAAAGTGAAATTAGAGAAAGCAAAAGATGGAAAAGTACAGCTAGATGATGCAATTATTTCTTCGATAGTTGAGCAAGCTGAAGCAAAGTCTTTTCAATTCGAAAATAATTTAAACTAA